The genomic stretch AAACCGAGGCACCTACAATCGTGACGGGCATCGTACGGGCCATTGAGAAATTCGCGTGGAACGGAGCTGCCGCGATCCTGTCCGTGTCAGAAGGCGTAGAATCCCGCCTGACTGACTTGGGCGTACGTTCCCAAGTGGTCACGGTCGGAAATGGTGTGGCTGCCGACGATCTCGCCCGCGGACTCCCTGACCCGTCAGAGAGCGGTGAATCTTTTCAGCCGCATCACGCCGAGTTCGTCTACGCCGGAACCGCCTCCGAGTGGCATGGCGCTGACATTTTCGTTGAGGCACTTGCTCAGATCGTGCCTGATATTCCTGATGCGCGAATCCGCTTCATCGGCGGCGGCTCTCAACATGAAATCATCCGTGAAAAAGCCAAGAAACATGGGATTGAAGATCACATCAGCATCGAACCTGTTCTCCCACCCGACCAGCTAGCACCCATTCTCTATACGAGCACGGCCGCGCTCGCCAGTGTGCTTCCCGGGGTTGGGTATGATTTTGCTTTCCCGACGAAACTCTACTCGGCAGCCGTATGCGGGGCGCCGCTCGTCTATGCCGGAATCGGGCCAGGCAGGGAATTCGTAAATACGCAGGTTAGCGGTTTGCAGCCGCTCCGCCTCGGAACCGCAGCAGATTACGACGTCGCCGACGTCGCTCAAGCCCTTTGGAAGACAATCGAAGAACCACGAGATACCTCGGAACGCAACGCGGTTAGCCAGTGGGCGCGAGACAACGTCTCGCTTAACGCCGTCGCTCGCCGTGCCGTCACAGTGATCGAAGACGCCGCGTCGGCAAAATCTAAGCCGCGCAGCTCTACCACCTAGCCAGCTACGTCAAAAGCTCTGGAGGAGTAGCATTTAAAAAAAGATGCTATAAAAATCGTATGAAAGATACACCGGCCATGAAACGTATCATCCTGACTATCGTTACATCACTCGCACTAGTCTTCGGACTGCTTGTTCCAGCACATGCAAGCACAATCAAGCAAGGCTATTCGATGTCACTGCTGGCCCGTCAAGAAGGCACAAACCACCTCTATTCCTACGGCGGTGGCCGCTCAGAACTTTTTGCACGCGGGCGTCACATGGGCAACGGCTGGGGCGGATTCGACTACGGATTCCAGATCGACTCACTATCGGGCGGCACGTACGGCGATGTGATCGTCCGCTCCCCTGACGGGTTACTACGCATCTACCATTCCACCGGGTCTGCTCTGTATGGCGGTTACCAGATCGGCAAAGGGTGGCACTCCATGACAGCGATGGTGCCGGTTTCCGACTGGGACGGCGATGGCAGGCCAGACATCTTGGCTCGCACATCTGACGGACGGCTCCTGCTCTATCCCACGCGCGGCGCCGGATCATGGGGCACGGTTCGCCAAATCGGGCAGCGGTGGAACGGGATGGACATCATCCTCTCTCCCGGAGACCTCACCAGCGATCGTCATGCTGACGTTATTGCCCGCGAAAAAGATACCGGACTCCTCTACCTGTATCCAGGCAACGGCCGCGGCGGATTCTTGCCACCGCAAAAGATTGGCTACGGCTGGACTGACTTCGTCAATATTGCCTCTTTCGGAGACATGAATGGTGACGGTATCCCCGACATCATCGGACAGCACAACAACGGCCGCCTTTACCTTTATCCCGGAATGGGAAATGGCTACTTCCGGTCCGCACGGCAAATCGGCCACGGCTGGCAGAACATGACCCTGCCTGGGCCATGGGAGGTGACGGCCAAAGCAGGCCCGCCTGCTCCACGTCCGCGCCCGAAGCCTGCTCCGCGCCCGAAATTGCGTCAACCGTTCGTTTACGGCACGCTGCGAACCGGCGACATCGGCTATCACATGGTTAAAGGACGCACAGTCTCTGAACGCTACGCCACCGTTCCCGGCTACCAACTGTGGGTAACCCACAGCGGTAAATGGCCGTGGGCGGTCAAGGGAGCGGCCTCACGCCCACTTCTTGGGCAGGTTATGGAGTTCCCTGCGAGCACCTTGGACGCGAATCTCCGCCGCCTCGACGTCTACGAAGGCTACTATCCAGATCGCCCACGTAACAGCATGCGATACTGGCGTGCACCAGCCACCACCTCGGATGGGGCGCCCGTGTGGATCTACCAGACCACGGATCGGCAAGCCCGATGGGTTACGCGAAACGGGTACCTGGTACATACCGGCGATTGGTTTGCTCAGGGCAGGTCGGGATTCCGCTCCACGCCAAAGCTCGGCGCTGCAAGCATTGCCACCGACATTCCCGTCACGGTCACGCAGGCTACGCCAAGCGTTGGCTGCACGTCCGATCTTGGAACCCTTACAGACGGCGACTTCCTCGAGGTGGACTTCACCGTCACAGCCCCCGATTCCACGGAGGAAGGATACGTGTCCGTTCCAGCCGAAAGCTTCGTGGCAATCGATTCGCGTGGCTTCCCTGTCAACACGTTCGATGAGGATGCTAAATTCTGTTCAGCTCGCGAAGATGATTCACTGATCTCGTTCGTTGACGACGGCACCACGGCATCCGGCACGCTCACCCTGTCTGGGCGTATCGCACAGCTGTACTGGATCGACGATTCCGGCACTGCACACCTGATCTGGGCAAATAACCTACCCACACCGAGCCCGGCGCCTGCGACCACGGAACCTGCAGACGATCCCACTCCGCTGGAAAGCTCAGAGCCGTTGGAGCCGATCGCAGAGCCTACTGACGCCCCTGCAAGCGCCACACCTGACGGATCGGCAAACGCTCCGGACGAACCGGCTATCCCAAGCCCGTCAGCTGGGCCTCAACCGCCAGAACGTGTAGCGACACGAGAGGAGTAGCGGAACGCATCTCCGCGTAGAACTGCTACTACAGCAATAAGGTCGGGTTCGACGCTGTCGAACCCGACCTTATTCGTACAGGAAGCGAGAACGTCAGAACGTGACTGCTCGGCCGTCGTCAGCAGCCGAATCGAGCATGCCCTGCACAACCTTCATCGTCTTGAGAGCCTCACGCATAGTTACGTGATCGCTACCCTTACCGAGGATCGCGTCACGGAAATTCTCGTGCTCAACAGCCAGCGGCTCACGCTTCTCAAACGCGTACCGGATCACCTGGCCCTCCGAAACTCCCCGGAACGCGCGTAGCTGATCCCAACCCAGTGGCAACGAGCCGTTCTCGTAGA from Trueperella bialowiezensis encodes the following:
- a CDS encoding glycosyltransferase family 4 protein, with the protein product MKVAIASRIFMPEPAAASFRLAALAQALHDTGHDVEVLTVTPPAGMSVANPPYMIRRSPVIRDSNDYVRGYIPYLSFDIPLFFRLLRRRYDVVVIEPPPTTGFVGRLANALKRTPYVYYAADVWADAATQTEAPTIVTGIVRAIEKFAWNGAAAILSVSEGVESRLTDLGVRSQVVTVGNGVAADDLARGLPDPSESGESFQPHHAEFVYAGTASEWHGADIFVEALAQIVPDIPDARIRFIGGGSQHEIIREKAKKHGIEDHISIEPVLPPDQLAPILYTSTAALASVLPGVGYDFAFPTKLYSAAVCGAPLVYAGIGPGREFVNTQVSGLQPLRLGTAADYDVADVAQALWKTIEEPRDTSERNAVSQWARDNVSLNAVARRAVTVIEDAASAKSKPRSSTT
- a CDS encoding FG-GAP-like repeat-containing protein; this translates as MKRIILTIVTSLALVFGLLVPAHASTIKQGYSMSLLARQEGTNHLYSYGGGRSELFARGRHMGNGWGGFDYGFQIDSLSGGTYGDVIVRSPDGLLRIYHSTGSALYGGYQIGKGWHSMTAMVPVSDWDGDGRPDILARTSDGRLLLYPTRGAGSWGTVRQIGQRWNGMDIILSPGDLTSDRHADVIAREKDTGLLYLYPGNGRGGFLPPQKIGYGWTDFVNIASFGDMNGDGIPDIIGQHNNGRLYLYPGMGNGYFRSARQIGHGWQNMTLPGPWEVTAKAGPPAPRPRPKPAPRPKLRQPFVYGTLRTGDIGYHMVKGRTVSERYATVPGYQLWVTHSGKWPWAVKGAASRPLLGQVMEFPASTLDANLRRLDVYEGYYPDRPRNSMRYWRAPATTSDGAPVWIYQTTDRQARWVTRNGYLVHTGDWFAQGRSGFRSTPKLGAASIATDIPVTVTQATPSVGCTSDLGTLTDGDFLEVDFTVTAPDSTEEGYVSVPAESFVAIDSRGFPVNTFDEDAKFCSAREDDSLISFVDDGTTASGTLTLSGRIAQLYWIDDSGTAHLIWANNLPTPSPAPATTEPADDPTPLESSEPLEPIAEPTDAPASATPDGSANAPDEPAIPSPSAGPQPPERVATREE